A part of Sugiyamaella lignohabitans strain CBS 10342 chromosome D, complete sequence genomic DNA contains:
- the NRG1 gene encoding transcriptional regulator NRG1, producing the protein MPFHLVTPAGKRINILNDEAAAAAARERGELPPVKRRKSGIAHFASGSDSYSKVRAKKPIRGIHKNESDEEKEDNDEEEDELDRQLAAELERARKLQMQPDLDDDELMEELDSDDIEKKEEGADGALASVDASGNVILPRGSGFAPQVKIELQHIPGINEFAMPGGGPVSSRGSVTSSGSDTIPPVSGPPLGMGASFVPINGPGGPSPGPPGSLTPGPVPPGVMNQPPPPPPPQHAGGPHAPPPPPSISYQQFPPGTVFAPPGTAGPPAQFPPGQFQPGQHVTYYYTSATPQQLSQQLPPGPPGTTMTYYYAYQPPFAGGNGVPAGSPGNNGGEGGENISGAADTGAGAGAGAGESVAGESVASEPVVLEPVNVAGESRPDGEVSAPADESKPDETVTAKVESATDESVEAAESKNKDSSESTVDVKTTDSTDAVIDSTADAVVKDSVTDSATDSTTDAATANTEVTTDATTAATTAATTAATSTDAATVASATDSTTTAADAEAGADTTVTEADAAPASADADSSTAKAPTTDGPVAEPAPGDLTSSGPQIPGLPGLVLAPGSGGPPVFGPMTPGGMPLPPPVPGQQMQQFFLGAPPPHLPPPQPGQHLVAVVTGPGPLGPPPPGMTSGPGGPITVLAGPGPLGPPGPGPGPGAPPGSRLPGPPLHYTLQNPNSPLGAPLPPLVPHIPVLGIPPVAHLARSSNAPSISSSKPLKKYTCHCLRSFTTSGHLARHMRIHTGEKNYVCPQEGCGARFSRQDNCMQHFRTHGTRRVNVRTNRNNGNNGGGMGGGGDSPSHGSTAGPATASSTPSADVGSTTTSTSAPAESESTNQSNQDSSNPTAPTDDSNNTGSPGKTKDDEANNNEDDGQKTSDKPEKKDKEDANPLHLFAGVAATQLQTV; encoded by the coding sequence ATGCCGTTCCACCTGGTGACTCCCGCTGGTAAGCGTATTAACATTTTGAACGACgaggcagctgctgctgctgctagagAGAGGGGTGAATTACCACCGGTCAAGAGGAGAAAGTCGGGTATTGCTCATTTTGCGTCTGGCAGCGATTCGTACAGTAAAGTACGGGCTAAAAAGCCGATTCGTGGGATTCATAAAAACGAatcagatgaagagaaggaagataatgacgaagaagaggatgagCTAGATAGACAATTGGCAGCTGAACTGGAAAGGGCGAGGAAGTTGCAAATGCAGCCTGATttagatgatgacgagctCATGGAAGAACTGGATAGCGACGATAtcgagaaaaaagaagagggTGCTGATGGTGCATTAGCGAGTGTTGATGCCAGTGGTAATGTGATATTACCACGAGGATCCGGGTTTGCTCCACAGGTCAAGATTGAATTGCAACATATTCCTGGTATTAACGAGTTTGCGATGCCAGGAGGAGGACCAGTTTCAAGTCGCGGTTCGGTGACTAGTTCTGGTTCGGACACTATCCCTCCTGTATCAGGACCTCCTCTTGGTATGGGGGCTAGTTTTGTTCCTATTAACGGACCAGGCGGTCCTAGTCCAGGACCTCCTGGTTCTTTAACTCCAGGACCAGTACCTCCTGGAGTCATGAATcaacctccaccacctccacctcctcaACATGCTGGAGGACCACAtgctccaccacctccaccttcAATTAGCTATCAACAATTCCCACCTGGAACAGTGTTTGCACCTCCAGGAACAGCAGGACCGCCAGCTCAATTCCCACCTGGCCAATTCCAACCAGGTCAACATGTCACTTATTATTACACTTCGGCAACTCCTCAACAGTTAAGCCAGCAGTTACCTCCTGGTCCTCCTGGCACGACCATGACTTATTACTACGCGTATCAGCCTCCTTTTGCGGGTGGTAACGGAGTTCCCGCAGGTTCTCCAGGTAATAATGGTGGTGAAGGTGGTGAAAATATttctggagctgctgatactggtgctggtgctggcgctGGCGCTGGTGAATCCGTAGCTGGTGAGTCAGTTGCTAGTGAGCCTGTGGTTTTAGAACCTGTAAATGTTGCTGGTGAATCACGTCCTGATGGAGAAGTatctgctcctgctgaCGAGTCGAAACCTGATGAGACTGTCACTGCTAAAGTAGAGTCTGCTACGGATGAGAGTGTAGAAGCTGCTGAGTCTAAGAACAAAGATTCAAGTGAATCTACAGTAGACGTCAAAACTACTGATTCTACGGATGCTGTTATTGATTCCACCGCTGATGCTGTCGTTAAAGACTCTGTTACCGATTCTGCTACCGATTCTACCactgatgctgctactgctaacACTGAAGTTACTACTgatgctactactgctgctactactgctgctactactgctgctacttctacggatgctgctactgttgCTTCCGCTACTGATTCTACTacaactgctgctgatgctgaggctggtgctgatactACCGTTACCGAAGCAGATGCCGCCCCTGCTTCTGCCGATGCTGACAGTTCTACTGCCAAAGCACCAACTACCGACGGACCAGTGGCTGAACCTGCTCCTGGTGACTTGACCAGTTCAGGCCCCCAAATCCCCGGTCTGCCTGGTCTTGTTCTTGCTCCTGGTTCAGGTGGCCCTCCTGTTTTCGGTCCAATGACCCCCGGTGGAATGCCACTGCCACCTCCAGTACCTGGTCAGCAAATGCAGCAGTTTTTCCTTGGagcacctcctccacaCTTGCCTCCCCCACAACCAGGTCAACATttggttgctgttgtcaCTGGACCTGGCCCATTGGgtcctccacctcctggAATGACCAGTGGACCCGGTGGTCCCATCACTGTTCTTGCTGGTCCTGGTCCATTAGGACCTCCCGGACCTGGACCAGGTCCAGGTGCTCCTCCTGGTTCTCGTCTTCCTGGACCACCTCTCCATTATACACTTCAGAATCCCAACTCGCCTCTTGGCGCACCATTACCACCTCTTGTTCCACACATTCCTGTTTTGGGTATTCCACCAGTGGCCCACTTGGCCCGTTCGTCCAATGCTCCATCAATCTCGTCTTCAAAACCTCTTAAAAAGTATACTTGTCACTGTTTAAGGTCGTTTACAACGTCCGGACATTTGGCTCGACACATGAGAATCCACACTGGAGAGAAAAACTACGTGTGTCCACAAGAGGGCTGTGGAGCCCGATTCTCGAGACAGGATAACTGTATGCAGCATTTCCGAACTCACGGCACCAGACGGGTCAATGTGCGAACCAATCGTAACAACGGCAATAACGGAGGTGGtatgggtggtggtggagatTCTCCTAGTCACGGTTCGACTGCCGGACCTGCTACTGCCTCGTCAACCCCTTCTGCTGATGTTGGATCCACCACTACGAGcacatcagcaccagccgaGTCAGAATCAACGAACCAGTCGAACCAGGATTCTTCGAATCCAACTGCACCAACTGACGACAGCAACAACACTGGCTCTCCCggcaaaacaaaagatgACGAGGCCAATAacaatgaagacgacggCCAAAAAACCTCAGACAaacctgaaaaaaaagataaagaagaCGCTAACCCGCTTCACCTCTTTGCTGGCGTCGCTGCTACCCAGCTGCAAACCGTCTAA